One window of the Anolis carolinensis isolate JA03-04 unplaced genomic scaffold, rAnoCar3.1.pri scaffold_17, whole genome shotgun sequence genome contains the following:
- the LOC134294553 gene encoding phosphatidylinositol transfer protein beta isoform, with translation MVLVKEFRVVLPCSVQEYQVGQLYSVAEASKNETGGGEGIQVLTNEPYENDGEKGQFTHKIYHLKSKVPGFVRMFAPEGSLVFHEKAWNAYPYCRTIVTNEYMKEDFFIKIETWHKPDLGTSENVHDLDPNAWKGVEVIHIDIADRGQVEPGDYKAEEDPALFQSVKTQRGPLGPDWKKELAANEECPKMCAYKLVTIKFRWWGLQNKIENFIQKQEKRIFTNFHRQLFCWIDRWIDLTMEDIRRMEDETQRELEALRNQGEVRGTSAANDE, from the exons TACCAGGTGGGCCAGCTGTACTCGGTGGCGGAGGCCAGCAAGAACGAGACGGGCGGCGGGGAGGGCATCCAGGTCTTGACGAACGAGCCCTACGAGAACGACGGGGAGAAAGGGCAGTTCACACACAAGATCTACCACCTCAAgag CAAAGTCCCTGGCTTTGTCCGGATGTTTGCTCCGGAAGGTTCTCTGGTTTTCCATGAAAAGGCCTGGAATGCCTATCCCTATTGCCGGACCA TTGTAACA AACGAATACATGAAGGAGGATTTCTTCATCAAGATCGAAACGTGGCACAAACCCGATTTGGGCACCTCGGAAAAC GTCCATGACCTGGACCCGAACGCCTGGAAAGGGGTTGAGGTCATCCACATCGACATCGCTGACCGGGGTCAAGTCGAGCCTGGG gaCTACAAAGCAGAGGAAGACCCGGCTTTATTCCAATCGGTCAAGACACAGAGGGGACCCCTGGGACCTGACTGGAag AAAGAGCTGGCGGCCAATGAGGAGTGTCCCAAAATGTGCGCATACAAGTTGGTGACCATTAAATTCAGATGGTGGGGATTGCAGAACAAGATAGAAAATTTCATCCAGaag caagAGAAGCGGATATTCACCAATTTCCACCGACAGCTCTTCTGCTGGATTGACAGGTGGATTGATTTGACAATGGAAGACATTCGGAGGATGGAGGACGAGACACAAAGAGAGCTCGAGGCG CTGCGGAATCAGGGGGAAGTGCGGGGGACGAGCGCTGCCAACGACGAGTGA